One stretch of bacterium DNA includes these proteins:
- a CDS encoding DMT family transporter encodes MIVRSLGALLLLAIVWGGSIPLTKLGLRDIPPLTLTALRYLVAAPCFLWLLRRRRLPPARACAAAAGLGLLGIGIGQLAQTLGVRATPASVATVVSALIPVFVVALAAVRLRQPIGGVHLAGLAAALAGVALVAGGDPRALAASLGLRTVHAGAPALPPGALGGVGLVLLSAVAVALYYVLSVELIERYSVITVAALSSLAGAAALVPAAAWELGHAPMRVTITGTAVVLYLALLVTVAGLWIWFGALTRLPARIPAALQYLQPIVGVGASAVLFGDRLDARFWSGTGLVLAGIALSAGRGAASLRAGGRPNGRGWGNGGVARAARDGV; translated from the coding sequence ATGATCGTCCGGTCGCTCGGCGCGCTGCTCCTCCTTGCGATCGTCTGGGGCGGGTCGATCCCGCTGACCAAGCTGGGGCTCCGGGACATCCCGCCGCTCACGCTCACGGCGCTGCGATACCTCGTCGCGGCGCCGTGCTTCCTGTGGCTGTTGCGGCGGCGCCGGCTTCCCCCCGCCCGCGCCTGCGCCGCGGCCGCGGGCCTCGGCCTGCTCGGCATCGGCATCGGGCAGCTGGCGCAGACGCTCGGGGTGCGCGCGACGCCCGCCTCGGTCGCCACCGTCGTCTCCGCCCTGATCCCGGTGTTCGTGGTCGCCCTCGCGGCCGTTCGGCTGCGGCAGCCGATCGGCGGCGTACACCTCGCCGGACTGGCCGCGGCGCTTGCCGGCGTGGCGCTCGTCGCCGGCGGCGATCCCCGGGCGCTGGCTGCCTCGCTTGGCCTCCGTACCGTCCACGCCGGCGCGCCGGCCCTCCCCCCGGGCGCGCTCGGAGGCGTCGGGCTCGTCTTGCTGTCCGCCGTCGCGGTCGCGCTCTACTACGTGCTGAGCGTCGAGCTGATCGAGCGCTACTCCGTCATCACCGTGGCGGCGCTGAGTTCGCTTGCCGGCGCGGCCGCGCTCGTGCCGGCGGCGGCCTGGGAGCTCGGGCACGCGCCGATGCGTGTGACGATCACCGGCACGGCGGTAGTGCTGTATCTCGCGCTCCTCGTGACGGTGGCCGGCCTGTGGATATGGTTCGGGGCGCTCACGCGCCTGCCCGCGCGCATCCCGGCCGCGCTGCAGTACCTGCAGCCGATCGTCGGGGTCGGCGCGTCGGCCGTTCTTTTCGGCGACCGCCTCGATGCGCGGTTTTGGAGCGGTACGGGTCTGGTGCTCGCCGGCATCGCACTCAGCGCCGGCCGCGGCGCCGCCTCGCTCCGCGCCGGGGGACGGCCGAACGGACGCGGGTGGGGAAATGGCGGCGTCGCGAGGGCCGCGCGAGACGGGGTATAA
- a CDS encoding fumarylacetoacetate hydrolase family protein — MRLVTFAARGQTRVGTLEGDWIVDLTRAARAHYAARGLSRPGARARVLLPPSLLQVLIGGEEALALAREVAAGVRRGLGDPGRARELESDGVAWRAADVRLLPPIPNPPKILCVGRNYAEHAREGGSPPPEVPIYFARFPHSLLGPGEPYVLPAVSEQVDYEGELTAVIGRRGRDIPESRALEYVAGYTIFNDISIRDFQRRTSQWMIGKNFDRSGPLGPALVTRDEVPDPQSLRLTVDVGGERLQDASTGTMIFSVAHLISDVSRALTLEPGDLIATGTPSGVGFARNPPRWLRAGDVVRISITNLGTLETPIVPAAE; from the coding sequence ATGCGACTCGTGACCTTCGCCGCGCGCGGTCAGACCCGCGTCGGCACCCTGGAGGGCGACTGGATCGTCGATCTCACGCGCGCCGCCCGGGCCCACTACGCCGCCCGGGGCCTCTCGCGCCCCGGCGCGCGGGCCCGGGTTCTGCTCCCGCCGTCGCTCCTCCAGGTGCTGATCGGGGGCGAGGAGGCGTTGGCGCTCGCGCGCGAGGTCGCCGCCGGGGTCCGGCGCGGGCTGGGTGATCCGGGGCGGGCGCGGGAGCTCGAAAGCGACGGCGTGGCATGGCGCGCGGCCGACGTCCGGCTGCTTCCGCCGATCCCGAACCCGCCCAAGATCCTGTGCGTCGGCCGCAACTACGCGGAACACGCCCGCGAGGGCGGCAGCCCGCCGCCGGAGGTCCCGATCTACTTCGCCCGGTTTCCGCACAGCCTCCTCGGGCCCGGCGAGCCCTACGTGCTGCCGGCGGTGAGCGAGCAGGTCGACTACGAGGGCGAACTCACGGCGGTGATCGGCCGCCGCGGCCGCGACATCCCGGAGTCCCGCGCCCTCGAGTACGTGGCGGGCTACACCATCTTCAACGACATCTCGATCCGGGATTTTCAACGGCGCACGTCGCAATGGATGATCGGGAAGAACTTCGACCGCAGCGGGCCCCTCGGTCCCGCCCTCGTCACGCGGGACGAAGTGCCGGACCCGCAGTCGCTCCGGCTCACGGTGGACGTCGGTGGCGAGCGGCTCCAGGACGCAAGCACGGGCACGATGATCTTTTCCGTCGCGCATCTCATCTCGGACGTCTCCCGCGCCCTGACGCTTGAGCCGGGCGATCTCATCGCGACCGGCACCCCGAGCGGCGTCGGGTTCGCGCGAAACCCGCCCCGATGGCTGCGGGCCGGGGACGTCGTCCGCATCTCGATTACCAACCTCGGCACCCTGGAGACCCCGATCGTCCCCGCCGCGGAATGA
- a CDS encoding Fur family transcriptional regulator — MVINKDILRKTSPAAPGWAVLGRLLRARGGRVTPQRLAIYEAVVGRTTHPSVEAVHETVRERFPAVSRATVYTTLDLFAELGLVQEVGGRVRRYDGRAERHVNLVCERCGEVTDVADSRLEALERRTARRAGFDIRSARFELHGVCPRCRGRGPARGAGRGSRANEGSA; from the coding sequence GTGGTTATTAATAAGGACATCCTCCGAAAAACCTCGCCGGCCGCCCCCGGGTGGGCGGTGCTCGGGCGGCTGCTGCGCGCGCGGGGCGGCCGGGTGACCCCGCAGCGTCTTGCGATCTACGAGGCGGTGGTGGGCCGGACCACGCATCCCAGCGTCGAGGCGGTGCACGAAACCGTGCGGGAGCGCTTCCCCGCCGTCAGCCGGGCCACGGTGTACACGACGCTCGATTTGTTCGCCGAACTCGGGCTTGTGCAGGAAGTCGGCGGGCGGGTGCGGCGCTACGACGGCCGGGCGGAGCGCCACGTCAACCTGGTGTGCGAACGCTGCGGCGAGGTGACAGACGTGGCCGATTCACGGCTCGAGGCGCTGGAGCGGAGAACCGCCCGGCGGGCCGGATTCGACATTCGATCCGCGCGGTTCGAGCTACACGGCGTGTGCCCGCGGTGCCGCGGGCGGGGCCCCGCGCGGGGCGCGGGGCGGGGCAGTCGAGCGAACGAAGGGAGCGCGTGA
- a CDS encoding VIT family protein has protein sequence MPEVQAELAAPSIRPELAPSEGRHSTSYLLQVVQPALLGLMDGSISTLAPLFASAFATRNPHTALLIGIAAALGAGISMGFAEALSDTGKLTGRGHPFARGMITGAATLIGGVLHALPFLIPTLGLALSVAYAVVGVELISIAFIRYRYFSMNFWLSILQVVVGGSLVFLAGVLIGRS, from the coding sequence ATGCCGGAGGTACAGGCGGAATTGGCCGCTCCATCGATCCGGCCGGAGCTTGCGCCGTCCGAGGGCCGGCACAGCACGAGCTATCTGCTGCAGGTCGTCCAGCCGGCGCTGCTCGGGCTCATGGACGGCTCGATCTCCACGCTCGCGCCCCTGTTCGCCAGCGCGTTCGCGACGCGCAATCCACATACCGCACTGCTCATCGGCATCGCGGCCGCGCTCGGCGCGGGGATCAGCATGGGCTTCGCCGAGGCGCTCTCGGACACGGGTAAACTCACCGGCCGGGGACACCCGTTTGCCCGCGGCATGATCACCGGCGCGGCCACTCTGATCGGCGGGGTGCTGCACGCGCTGCCCTTCCTGATCCCGACCCTCGGACTCGCGCTCTCCGTGGCCTACGCCGTCGTCGGCGTCGAGCTGATCTCGATCGCCTTCATCCGCTACCGGTACTTCTCGATGAACTTCTGGCTCTCGATCCTGCAGGTTGTCGTCGGCGGCAGCCTCGTCTTCCTCGCCGGCGTGCTGATCGGCAGGTCCTAG